In Athalia rosae chromosome 6, iyAthRosa1.1, whole genome shotgun sequence, one DNA window encodes the following:
- the LOC105690881 gene encoding tRNA-specific adenosine deaminase 1 produces MNNLAERVACLCCDKYDSLKKTGKPKENEWTVLAGIVLKDSTQTLSVISLATGTKCLSGTELMDVEKWECGSRLSDSHAEVLARRAFQRYLYNQLDLVLRNKSSNIFEHNESRKIILKENVSFHYFCSQTPCGDCSIFPQTDDELVPTDESCVKRRRIDIGEARGACTLTSNVASRESNTYVDIHRTGAKCVSTEKEQDLYHPGLNYHVIGPLRIKPGRGDRTLSMSCSDKLAKWNAIGIQGALLSRLVPPIRIDTICIGGQCPFSEAAMRRGVHERFADVAHCPDIVQSEKGFAHRKQTTRTQPCPSSIIWCAVPGRQLEVSVDGRKQGVTKKKARGNYLTISRRELFSTFLKIVDEFDKIENGEKNHPKKITYYHAKQSSTTYQRSWQKLKFGSFQAWPDKPTHLQEFVLF; encoded by the exons ATGAATAACTTGGCGGAGAGAGTAGCATGCCTGTGTTGTGACAAGTACGATAGTCTCAAAAAGACGGGAAAGCCAAAAGAGAACGAGTGGACAGTTCTTGCAGGAATTGTTCTGAAAGATAGTACGCAAACTTTATCAGTGATATCTCTGGCGACTGGTACAAAATGTTTGAGCGGTACAGAGTTGATGGATGTCGAAAAATGGGAGTGTGGTAGTAGGTTGAGTGATTCACATGCCGAGGTGTTAGCTCGGCGAGCTTTTCAGCGATATTTATATAATCAGTTGGATTTAGTTCTTCGAAATAAAAGTAGTAATATTTTTGAACATAatgagagcagaaaaatcattcTAAAAGAGAACGTctcgtttcattatttttgtagTCAAACTCCTTGTGGAGATTGTTCAATATTTCCGCAAACAGATGATGAATTAGTGCCCACTGATGAGTCTTGCGTTAAAAGACGAAGAATCGATATAGGGGAAGCAAGGGGAGCTTGCACACTCACTTCGAATGTTGCAAGTCGTGAAAGCAACACATACGTTGACATTCACCGGACTGGTGCTAAATGTGTGAGCACTGAAAAAGAACAGGATTTGTATCACCCTGGTCTCAATTATCACGTTATTGGACCTTTGAGAATAAAACCTGGTAGAGGAGACAGAACACTGAGCATGTCCTGTTCGGATAAGTTAGCCAA ATGGAATGCCATTGGTATTCAAGGGGCGTTATTATCTAGGCTCGTTCCACCCATAAGAATCGATACCATTTGCATTGGTGGACAGTGTCCATTTTCTGAGGCTGCTATGCGACGTGGGGTGCATGAAAGATTTGCTGATGTTGCACACTGTCCTGATATTGTGCAATCTGAGAAGGGTTTTGCTCACAGAAAACAAACTACGAGAACTCAGCCGTGCCCATCAAGCATAATATGGTGTGCGGTTCCCGGCAG gCAATTAGAGGTATCGGTTGACGGGCGTAAACAAggtgtaacgaaaaaaaaagcgagagggAATTATTTAACAATCAGCAGAAGAGAACTTTTTAGTACCTTTTTGAAGATTGTTGATGAAttcgataaaatcgaaaatggtgaaaagaACCACCCTAAGAAAATTACATATTATCACGCCAAGCAAAGCTCCACAACTTATCAACGATCTtggcaaaaattaaaatttgggAGTTTTCAGGCTTGGCCTGATAAACCGACTCATTTACAagaattcgttttattttaa
- the LOC105690883 gene encoding aldose reductase A-like, with the protein MTNRFVKLSSGYQMPLVGFGTYTIKGKDLIQEVIDESLRVGFRSIDTAERYGNEEDIGEALKVLLPKYNLKREDIFVTTKLSPLSIGSPEKVSNAINKSLTALGLTYLDLYLIHWPGASSVPESSEENIKLRNQTWKVLADFQKRGLIRSIGVSNYLIRHLEELLQNDYGVRPAVNQVECHPRYRQEELKKFCDKENIHLQAYSSLGTSKTAELLQDPTVTSIAKEYNVSPARLLLRWALQQDIGIIPKASKKEHIRDNINLDFDISEDHMQQLSKLPEKKYTWDPIRVV; encoded by the exons ATGACGAACAGATTTGTGAAGCTGTCAAGTGGCTATCAGATGCCTCTCGTTGGAT TCGGAACATACACCATAAAAGGCAAGGATCTTATACAAGAAGTTATTGATGAAAGCCTAAGAGTGGGATTCCGATCAATTG ATACTGCAGAGAGGTATGGAAATGAGGAAGACATTGGCGAAGCGTTGAAAGTCTTGTTACCAAAATACAAtctgaaaagagaagatatcTTTGTAACTACTAAACTAT CTCCACTCAGCATTGGCAGTCCTGAAAAAGTGAGCAATGCTATAAATAAATCTCTGACAGCATTAGGGCTAACCTATTTGGATTTGTACCTCATTCATTGGCCTGGAGCTAGTTCAGTGCCGGAATCATCTGAAGAGAACATCAAGCTTAGAAATCAGACATGGAAAGTATTGGCCGATTTTCAGAAGCGTGGACTAATTAGATCGATTGGGGTATCGAATTATTTGATCAGGCATCTTGAAGAATTACTGCAAAATGATTATGGTGTCCGGCCCGCGGTTAATCAA GTGGAATGCCATCCCCGATATCGCCAAgaggaattaaaaaagttttgtgataaagaaaatattcatctaCAAGCTTACTCTTCTCTGGGCACGAGCAAAACTGCTGAGCTACTTCAAGATCCTACAGTGACTAGTATAGCCAAAGAGTACAATGTGTCACCAGCTAGATTGCTGCTGAGATGGGCACTGCAGCAGGATATTG GAATTATACCCAAAGcttcaaaaaaagaacataTCAGAGATAACATCAACCTGGACTTTGACATAAGTGAAGATCATATGCAACAATTGTCCAAGttgcctgaaaaaaaatacacgtggGATCCGATCAGAGTAGTTTAA
- the LOC105690831 gene encoding putative malate dehydrogenase 1B has product MRTANAVYMGGATQFWKFIHEYYGIRSELSQDELQALGQDFVQETEAGREKNVSKATQKNEYIAILGSDVSLCQTLTAELFLLEKLYQAKIMIVKLYDTSSSNPKLKRQGDLSDTVTKGLRTPIIVQKIETALINCTVLILLDEIPRMEEETTENWLKRNRSIMLELAADINKFAPAEMKVIFCSTGPSCFNAGILATAAPKLDAHNIVAVALSEGIENLRETLDSVGFPLTEIGHPPVWGFSAINHFVDFCNIVQRHEIYRPNNRAIKAHKGTTLPLGVKQPDLRSMFYLLHEKSSLVNNPTFEVIKVNDSQKCKAICDLLRLWYSDSSNDGEIISLGVRSNGTFGIPSGIYFVQPVCLKKRKNKSYVWVPHTHFPVPNHTRCILGSMINGAKILLDKLVLQPVENTQ; this is encoded by the exons ATGCGAACTGCAAATGCTGTATACATGGGTGGTGCAACGCAGTTCTGGAAATTCATTCACGAATATTACGGGATTCGATCTGAGCTTAGTCAAGATGAGCTGCAGGCTCTGGGTCAAGATTTCGTACAG GAAACTGAGGctggtagagaaaaaaacgtttcaaaagcaacacaaaaaaatgaatacattGCAATTTTAGGATCAGATGTATCACTTTGTCAAACTCTTACAGCTGAGTTGTTCCTCCTTGAAAAACTGTATCAAGCCAAAATTATGATAGTCAAATTATATGATACATCGTCAAGTAATCCAAAACTCAAACGGCAAGGAGATCTTAGTGATACAGTTACTAAAGGTTTGCGCACTCCGataattgtacaaaaaattgagactGCTCTAATTAATTGCACCGTATTGATTCTATTGGATGAAATACCGCG GATGGAGGAGGAGACTACAGAAAATTGGCTGAAACGTAATCGTAGCATCATGCTTGAATTGGCAGCAGACATAAATAAATTCGCTCCAGCTGAAATGAAAGTAATATTTTGTTCCACTGGCCCAAGTTGTTTTAATGCCGGAATACTTGCCACTGCAGCTCCAAAGCTAGATGCCCACAATATAGTAGCAGTTGCCCTTTCAGAGGGTATTGAGAATCTTAGAGAAACCTTAGATTCCGTCGGTTTTCCATTGACAGAGATAGGGCACCCCCCAGTTTGGGGATTCTCAG CAATAAACCATTTCGTCGACTTCTGCAATATTGTACAAAGACATGAGATTTACAGACCTAACAACAGAGCTATAAAAGCTCACAAAGGTACAACTTTACCACTTGGTGTGAAGCAACCTGATTTAAGATCAATGTTCTACTTGCTACACGAGAAAAGTTCTCTGGTGAATAATCCCACGTTCGAG GTAATAAAGGTGAACGACTCTCAAAAGTGTAAAGCTATCTGCGATCTGCTCAGACTTTGGTATTCGGACAGTTCTAATGATGGTGAAATCATTAGCTTAGGAGTGCGTTCGAATG GTACGTTTGGCATTCCAAGTGGAATATATTTTGTGCAACCCGTCTgtctgaaaaagagaaagaacaagTCTTATGTTTGGGTACCACACACCCATTTTCCTGTACCGAATCACACTCGCTGTATTCTTGGTAGCATGATCAATGGAGCTAAAATTCTGCTTGATAAACTTGTTCTTCAGCCAGTTGAAAATACTCAATAA